A single window of Kwoniella dejecticola CBS 10117 chromosome 8, complete sequence DNA harbors:
- a CDS encoding mitochondrial 37S ribosomal protein uS5m: protein MSRHLARPLRALAPHSSSACASGSRIICRNATTQAESSSSSSSPSADLPIPSSSSSTDLDTHSQGTRSQVSERPAFTVPFHTVPRLPNFPNTHSSPLHKHYNHPTPLFNPPHPSKYPTTLEDQNAVRKEQKLSAISGLSREELRGLNRFVVRSRKVQHMTKKGKMGVNQAYVVVGSPERGLVGLGRGRGHNGAAAADAAFHKAVLSMDYVNRYEARTLWGEGQDLTGKWGAAKVHLRARPPGFGLMVPPMIHRLFTACGIKDASAMITGSRNRPDVLKATIQILHGGGNPSGFGTGIFGKKGPRENKGQGMRSKEEIERERGRYGVDVGRRT from the exons ATGTCAAGACACCTCGCCAGACCATTGCGGGCACTCGCTCCccactcatcatcagcatgcgCATCTGGATCTCGAATCATTTGCCGAAACGCAACCACTCAAGCTgaatcttcctcttcctcttcatctccctccGCCGATCTtcctataccttcttcctcctcttcaacagACTTAGATACACATTCGCAAGGTACCCGTTCACAGGTATCAGAAAGACCAGCTTTCACAGTCCCTTTTCATACAGTCCCTCGATTACCGAATTTCCCCAATACACATTCTTCCCCCTTGCATAAACATTATAATCACCCAACACCGTTATTTAATCCGCCGCATCCTTCCAAGTACCCGACAACGTTGGAAGATCAAAATGCAGTCaggaaagagcagaagctGTCGGCGATCTCTGGTCTGTCTCGGGAAGAGCTGCGAGGGTTGAATAGGTTCGTTGTTAGGAGTAGGAAGGTGCAGCACATGACCAAaaaggggaagat GGGAGTCAACCAAGCTTATGTGGTTGTCGGATCACCTGAACGAGGTTTAGTCGGACtaggtcgaggaagaggtcataacggtgctgctgctgcagatGCTGCCTTCCACAAAG CTGTATTGAGCATGGACTACGTGAATCGATACGAGGCTCGTACACTCTGgggagaaggtcaagactTAACGGGCAAGTGGGGTGCCGCTAAAGTACATCTTCGAGCACGACCACCAG GCTTTGGCTTGATGGTACCACCGATGATTCATAGATTGTTCACAGCATGCGGTATCAAGGATGCCAGCGCTATGATAACGGGTTCGAGAAATCGACCGGATGTGTTGAAAGCGACTATTCAGATCTTACACGGTGGT GGCAACCCGTCTGGTTTTGGTACTGGTATATTCGGTAAGAAGGGACCAAGGGAAAATAAAGGCCAAGGTATGAGGAGtaaagaggagattgaacgtgaaagaggaagatacgGGGTCGATGTAGGTAGAAGGACATAG